In Haladaptatus cibarius D43, the sequence GTGAGCGAATCGGTTGGGGAGGCGTGTGGCGAACGAGATTTCGTAGAATCTCGATTGCGAGCGGCGAAGCCGCGAGCGCGGTGGCGGTGGCGGTCATATGTTGTCGTGAATTGCTATCGAAAAACTACCCAATCTCAATCGCGTACTGCTGATTTCGTCGTTGTGGCGGTTTCATTGGAGTCGGGAATTGTAATCCGCCGATATGAGATGATTTCATACGAGAAGAAGCCACTATTCCTGTATCCAAAACCGGCAACAACTAACAACACTACTACACCAAGCCCATCCCAAACCCCTCGCAGCAATCGATAGAATTTTTCGGTGAGACACTATACAAAACCTCGTGAATATACGGGGGACTGTCGCCGAGCCGGGCGAGGTACGAACCGTGACCACTCGGTACGGCGAGCGCGAACTCGCGGAAATACTCGTCAAACCGGACGATGACGCGCCGAAGACGGTGACGCTGTGGGGCAAGTGGACGGAGAGCGCGGAACTCCTCGAAGAAGGCATGGAACTGCTGGTAACGGACGCCGAGGAGTCCGAGTTCGACGGAGAAGCGACCTACGCGACGAGCAAGGAATCCTACGTCGTGGTCGAACCCGGCTTTCTGGTGAACGTGACCGACGTTCGCTCGTGGGTGCAGTGCCCCCGGATGTACTATCTGAACAAACTGTCCGGAATCCCACTCAACTATCCGGTCATCAAAGGGACAATCGTCCACGAGGTGTTCGGCGACCTACTCCGGGGGCGGGAGTTGGACGACTCGATAGACGAACGGGTCGAGGAAGCGGGCCTCGAACTCGGCCTGCTCGGACGCGAAACCGACGAAGTCGCGGGCGAAGTGCGCCAGAACGCCGCCGCAATCGAGGGGTGGCTCGAACAGGGCGTGCTGGACGACACGGACGACTGGCGAAGCGAATACACGCTCATCAGCGAGCGATTCGGCATCAAAGGACGATGCGACGCCCTCCGGCGCGGGATGCCGGTCGAGTTGAAGACTGGCAAGAACACGAACCGCGACCCGCGATTTCAGGACAAGATTCAGGCGGCCTGCTACGCCCTGCTCCTGCAAGAGCGCGACGTTCCGGCGGACACGGGAACCCTGCTCTACACGAAAAACTCCGCCTTGGACAGAACCGAGGAATCCGGCGACCTCTCGCCCGCGAAGGAGTTCTCGATTGCGAAGGGCCTGCTCGAATTCGTCGTCAGAACCCGCAACGAAATCGCGGCGATGGAGTTCGACATGGGCGTTCCGACGGGCTACGAGGCGAACGCGAAGTGCCAGTACTGTTTCGAGAAGGACACCTGTATGGTCGTCTCGGGCCGCCTCGGACAGGAGTCGAAAGCCGGGCAAATCGGCACGCCGATTCCGGAACACGAGCGCGAGTACTTCGACCGAAAGTACCGGGAAATCGAGAAAGAACGACGGGCAACCCACGCGGAGTACGCCAAACTGTGGAAGCAGACGGCAGAAGAACGCGCGGACGACGACCGCGCACTCATCGGTTTGGAACCCGCGGGACAAACCCAAATCGAGGGGGAGCGCTGGGAACTCCGCGCGAAAAAGACGGACGACGCGGTTTCGAAGATTCGAGAGGGCGACGTGGTGCTGGCCAGCGACGGGCACCCGGTTGACGGCCACGGCGAACTGGCGCGAGTGAAGAAATTGGGAACAGAAATCGTCGTCACGACCGACGAACCGGTCGAACTGCACCGACTCGACGTGTATCCCTCGGAACTGTCCGCGGACAGGATGCTCACCGCGCTTCACGACGCTCTTTTGAAGGGCGACCCGCGACGGAAAGCCGTCCTGTTCGGGGAGCAAGAACCCGAGTTTGCGGAGCAAAACGAAGCCTACATCCAGAACAACGAATCGCAGAACGCGGCAGTCAATTTGGCGGTCAACGCCGAGGACTGTGCCCTCATTCACGGCCCACCGGGTACCGGAAAAACCTACACCATCGCACGGACGATTCGGGCGCTGGTTGAGGACGACAACCGGGTTTTACTCTCGGCGTTCACGAATCGCGCGGTGGACAACGCGCTGGAAGCCCTGCGGGAACAAGGCTTCGAAGACATCGTTCGCGTCGGCACGGAAAACGGCGTTCGTGAGGATATGCAGGACGTTCGATTGGAGTACGGCGGCGACCCCGGAACGCGCGCCGCGGAACTCAAACAGGCGAGCGTCGTCGCCGCGACGACCGCGACCTGTGGCTCGCGTATCATGCGCGAACAGGCCTTCGACGTGGCACTCGTGGACGAAGCCTCGCAGTTGACCGAACCGGCGACTCTCGCGGCAATCAACCTCGCGGAGCGGTTCGTTCTGGTCGGCGACCATCACCAACTGCCGCCTGTCGTGAGAGCGGAAAACTCGGAGTCACACTCCGCGGAAAGCGCGAACGATGAAGCCGTGAGCGGCGACCTTTCCGAATCGCTGTTCGAACGACTCGTGGAACAGTATCCCGACGCATCGGTCATGCTCGAACGTCAGTATCGGATGGCCCAGCAGATTCAGGCGTTTTCGTCGCAGGAGTTCTACGACGGGGTGCTTCGCCCTGCAAACGGCGAGGTCGCTGGCCAGCGACTCGCCGACATCCCCGGAGTCGATACGGAAGCGCTTCCGGTGGAACTCGACGGCTGGGTAACGTTCGCCGATTCCGGCGGGAAGGCGGTCGGCAACACGAATCCGGGAGAGGCAGAGCGCGTGAAAGAACTCGTGTCCCAGTTCGCGGAGGCAGGCGTCAATCACGAAGACATCGGCGTCATTGCGCCGTTCCGGGCGCAGGTCGCGGAAATCTCGCGCCGGGTTCCGGATTCGGTCGCGGTCGATACGGTGGACAGGTTCCAAGGGTCGAGCAAGGAGGCCATCATCGTTTCCTTTGTTGCGACAGGTGATTTGGACAGTCCGATTTTCGACGACTATCGCCGGGTGAACGTCGCGCTCACTCGGGCGAAAAAAGCTCTCGTCCTCGTCGGCGACGAAACCGCCCTCCGCTCTGCTCCGCTGTACGACCGAATGGTCGATTGGGCGACGTGAACGTTTTCGTGGGTCGGATTCGTATTTCGGTGTGTGAACCTTGGCAATCTCTCGAATCTCTCGCTTCCAGACTGCGACGTGACCGTTCTCGAACCTCCCGGCGGAAGCGCAATTGACCCCCGTGAGGCCGCCGAGGAGGCGGTCGAAACTCCACACGGGCCACTGCTTTCCGAAATCGTCTCACCCGACGAAACCGTCGCAATCGTCGTCACGGACGTGACTCGCGCGACCCCGGACGATATTCTGTTGGACGTGCTTCTCTCGGAACTCAAAGAGGCGGGCGTTCCCCGAAACCAAATCACGGTCGTCATCGGCCTCGGTTTGCACCGGCCAATGTCCGACGAGGAAATCGCGGACGCTCTCGGCGAACACGCAGACCTCGCCGAGAACCACGACGCCGATTCCGTGGTCGAAGTCGGCCGGGTGGAATCGGGCGACGACGAAATCCCAATCGAACTGAACCCGACTGTCGCGGACGCTGACCGCGTGCTTTCGACGGGGATGGTCGAACCCCACCAGTACGCGGGCTTTTCCGGCGGGGCGAAGACGGTGGCAATCGGCGCGGGTGGCGAATCGCTCATTCGCTACACGCACGGGCCGGAGATGCTCGCGCACGACGGTGTCCGACTGGGTCGAATCGAGGACAATCCTTTCCGCGAAACGCTCAATTCGGCGGGCGACGTAATCGGCGTCGATTTCTGTCTGAACGTTACACACGGGCCGAGCGGGATTCTCGGAGCAAGTGCAGGGCACCACCGCGATGTGGTTTTCAACCTCGCAGAAACCGCGAAAGAAGTACTGTCGGTTCAGGTCGAAGAACAATTCGACGCAGTCGTCGCGGGCGTTCCGGACACGAAAGCGACCAATCTCTATCAAGCCTCGCGCGCCGCGACCTACGTCGTCCTCGGCGACCGAAATCCACTGCGTTCTGGCGGTCGCGTCGTCGTCCCCGCCGAACTTCCTGAGGGTGCGGGTGAAGGTCGTGGCGAACGGCGGTTTTACGACCGACTCGCCGACGCCGAGGACGCCGGGTCGTTGTACGAAGCGATGCGCGCAGGATACGAACCGGGCGCACAGCGGGCGTTCGTCGTGGCGCGCGCGCTGCGCGACCACGACGTGTACGTGACGGGAAGCGAGCATCCGGAAATCGTTGAAGACTGCTTGATGTACGCCCGCGAGTCGATTTTGGACGCAGTCGAACCCGGAAGCGAGGTGCTGGTCGTGCCGAACGCACTGGAAACGCTGTTGGTGGAGTAACGAAACTGGATACTGTTTTTCACATTTCGGCGTTCACTATCAGCAACAGAATCGTACAGGTTCGCCGTCCTGCCTCGCCCGTACACACGGGGTCAATGGTGGGTACAAGGCCATTCTATATTAAGATAATTGGAAAAATAATTATATTATTATGATAGAGTTAGAATAATGTGAATTCCGAAAAAGAAGATACTGGACAACGCGAGACCGACGAAGACATCGAATCCTGCCGACGACGCGATTATTTGAAACTAGGCGCGACTGCCGTCACGGGGGCCGCATTTGCTGGCGCTGTCGCAACTGGGTCGGTGAGTGCCGCAACGACGCGCAAGGGAATCTCGTTCAGCACGGTAGTGGACGCGGTCGACGACCTCGGGTGGGACCCGGATGGCGATGTCGAAATCCCACCGCCAACTGACGACGACACGCTCATCGAGGTGCCACCGGGTGAGTACGTCTTCCCGAGCGGCAACTCGGACAATGCCTTCGTTTATGGAACGCTCAAGAACTGGGGTATTCGCGGCACGGGAACCAGTCCCGGTGACGTGGTGTTCCGCACATCAGACGGCAACTCGGAAAACTTCGTCTTCTCCACCTATAGCTCGGACGGTGTGCTCATCGAGAACGTAACATTCGATAACACGAAGCAGAAGGAGGGTGGCGACATCGGTCTCATTCTCGAAGGACAGGACAACATCGAAGTTCACGACGTGGAGACCATTGGTTTCTCCGGTCAGGAACCGTACTGCCGCGAATCGATTCACGTGATACTGTACGACTCGGCCGGCGAAGCTAACGTCGTCAACTACAAGAAAACCGGCCCGTCGGTATTCGTCGGACATGGCGAATCGGACGGTGGTGGACACATAAACCGGAATCACGACGGACTCGTCAGGTTCAAAAATTGTCGCATCGAGAATCAGGGTGGAGACGGCGGCCTCTACACCGGCAAACACGACGGAAAAGTTATTTTCGAGGATTTCTATTTCGCCAACAACGACATGGCCGCCATTCGAACCGGTGCGGGTTCGGAACTCCACAACAGTGAAATCGTCATGGACACCGACAACGACCATCCGGACAACGTCTTTATTGACGACGACCCTGACACCTCCGAAGACGAATCCCCGACTGGCGCGCAAGGTATCTACTTCAGCAGTGCCCAGTTCGGAAAATCCGGCGGCGGCGTCTACAACTGCGACATCAAGATGCTCTCTACCTACAACGATTCCATGGGAGCAATCCGCGTCAATCCATGCGACGGTAACCTCGAAATCAAGGACACCACGATTACGGTCGAACTCACAGACAGCGACGGGATGCCTGCGATATTGGCCCTTGGCCCTGAAGACCAGCGAGGTAGCACCCATCAAATTCCAGAAAAACCGTGGGGGTTGACCATCGACAATGTCACCATCAACGGCAACGGGGAGTTCAGAACGAACGACAACGGATTCATATACAAGGGCGTCGTTGTCCTCGAAAACCGCCCCGGTTCAGTCGTTCGAAACTCCTGTATCGAAACGACTGGCGGGGCACCGGGTATCGACTTCATGAACTCGGACAACTGTTCCGTCGAGAACACGAACATCAACGTTGACGGAACCGCTATTCTGCCAACAAGCGGCGTCTCGAAAAGCGGCATTACCTACGACGAAGCGTGTCCGCTTCCAGATGACGGGACTTCCCCGACAGAACCCTCGTACAGCGGTGCAACTGCCGTTGAAATCCCTCACGTCAGCGACACGACGAAGGCAGGGGTTCAGTTCGACCTCACGAACGAAGCCGATTCGAACCTCACCATCACCGGAATGTCAATCACTTCCGCCGACACCAGCATCGACCGTCTGTACGACAACAGCGATTCCGTCGGCGAGTGGGTCAGCGAGCTGTACATCGACGCGGACGTGCAAACCGGTGTGACG encodes:
- a CDS encoding lactate racemase domain-containing protein, whose translation is MNLGNLSNLSLPDCDVTVLEPPGGSAIDPREAAEEAVETPHGPLLSEIVSPDETVAIVVTDVTRATPDDILLDVLLSELKEAGVPRNQITVVIGLGLHRPMSDEEIADALGEHADLAENHDADSVVEVGRVESGDDEIPIELNPTVADADRVLSTGMVEPHQYAGFSGGAKTVAIGAGGESLIRYTHGPEMLAHDGVRLGRIEDNPFRETLNSAGDVIGVDFCLNVTHGPSGILGASAGHHRDVVFNLAETAKEVLSVQVEEQFDAVVAGVPDTKATNLYQASRAATYVVLGDRNPLRSGGRVVVPAELPEGAGEGRGERRFYDRLADAEDAGSLYEAMRAGYEPGAQRAFVVARALRDHDVYVTGSEHPEIVEDCLMYARESILDAVEPGSEVLVVPNALETLLVE
- a CDS encoding AAA domain-containing protein; the protein is MNIRGTVAEPGEVRTVTTRYGERELAEILVKPDDDAPKTVTLWGKWTESAELLEEGMELLVTDAEESEFDGEATYATSKESYVVVEPGFLVNVTDVRSWVQCPRMYYLNKLSGIPLNYPVIKGTIVHEVFGDLLRGRELDDSIDERVEEAGLELGLLGRETDEVAGEVRQNAAAIEGWLEQGVLDDTDDWRSEYTLISERFGIKGRCDALRRGMPVELKTGKNTNRDPRFQDKIQAACYALLLQERDVPADTGTLLYTKNSALDRTEESGDLSPAKEFSIAKGLLEFVVRTRNEIAAMEFDMGVPTGYEANAKCQYCFEKDTCMVVSGRLGQESKAGQIGTPIPEHEREYFDRKYREIEKERRATHAEYAKLWKQTAEERADDDRALIGLEPAGQTQIEGERWELRAKKTDDAVSKIREGDVVLASDGHPVDGHGELARVKKLGTEIVVTTDEPVELHRLDVYPSELSADRMLTALHDALLKGDPRRKAVLFGEQEPEFAEQNEAYIQNNESQNAAVNLAVNAEDCALIHGPPGTGKTYTIARTIRALVEDDNRVLLSAFTNRAVDNALEALREQGFEDIVRVGTENGVREDMQDVRLEYGGDPGTRAAELKQASVVAATTATCGSRIMREQAFDVALVDEASQLTEPATLAAINLAERFVLVGDHHQLPPVVRAENSESHSAESANDEAVSGDLSESLFERLVEQYPDASVMLERQYRMAQQIQAFSSQEFYDGVLRPANGEVAGQRLADIPGVDTEALPVELDGWVTFADSGGKAVGNTNPGEAERVKELVSQFAEAGVNHEDIGVIAPFRAQVAEISRRVPDSVAVDTVDRFQGSSKEAIIVSFVATGDLDSPIFDDYRRVNVALTRAKKALVLVGDETALRSAPLYDRMVDWAT